From Rhododendron vialii isolate Sample 1 chromosome 10a, ASM3025357v1, the proteins below share one genomic window:
- the LOC131302549 gene encoding transcription initiation factor TFIID subunit 1-like isoform X1, translating into MGYESDDTSQDGRGEDDEDDYEEAGGGNRLLGFMFGNVDGSGDLGVDYLDELSVKSSRTPVDAAEKVISHAYYDEKAEDAVDYEDIDEQ; encoded by the exons ATGGGTTACGAGTCGGACGACACCTCTCAGGACGGTCGGGGCGAAG ATGATGAAGATGATTATGAGGAGGCTGGTGGGGGAAACCGGCTTTTGGGATTCATGTTTGGGAATGTTGATGGCTCAGGAGATCTGGGTGTTGATTACCTTGACGAG TTGTCAGTAAAGTCATCACGGACACCTGTTGATGCTGCTGAAAAGGTGATATCGCATGCCT ATTATGATGAGAAGGCTGAAGATGCAGTTGATTATGAAGACATTGATGAACAGTAA
- the LOC131302549 gene encoding transcription initiation factor TFIID subunit 1-like isoform X2 produces MGYESDDTSQDGRGEDDEDDYEEAGGGNRLLGFMFGNVDGSGDLGVDYLDEDTKEHLAVLADKLGCNVLCICFPTII; encoded by the exons ATGGGTTACGAGTCGGACGACACCTCTCAGGACGGTCGGGGCGAAG ATGATGAAGATGATTATGAGGAGGCTGGTGGGGGAAACCGGCTTTTGGGATTCATGTTTGGGAATGTTGATGGCTCAGGAGATCTGGGTGTTGATTACCTTGACGAG GATACCAAGGAGCATCTTGCTGTGTTGGCTGACAAACTTGGTTGCAATGTACTCTGTATATGTTTTCCAACAATAATTTAG